From the genome of Methanoregula boonei 6A8:
CCTTTATGGGCGGCGGTGTTGGCGGTGTTTGCGAGCAGCGCAACGACACCGTCGTTGAATCCCGCAACGGTATTGTAGGTCTCTGAGGCAACGCCAACGGTCTTTGCCGTGCTGTCCCGGTAAGCGATCCGCGCCGTGTAGGTCTCGCGGACTTTTTTTACGGGCGCCTGGTGTCCGTTCCGCGTCATGTATGCGGAGCAGCCGAACGGGTTATGCACGATGACGGACTGGACAATGGCGTTTAAGACGCCGATGTCCGGGATGGGCCCGGCCAGCATCCGGATGGCACATTTCACGCTGTGGTTCTGTACAAAGTCGGCCATGGTTGTTTCACCTCCTTTTTTGGTTCTTTTCTTCCTGTTTGTCTCGGGCGCCCTTTGACACGGAATTATGAGCAGTCTTAGCATATATGCTTGCGAAAGGCTTTGGATCCGGGGCAGGAAAATGGCAGATTTGAGGATCCGGGCGGTTTGGTGTGCGGAGAGTGTAAAAGGGGAGGGATTGGGGAAATTAAAATAGATCTGTAATAGTCTCTTTAGTATTCAATTTTCAATCTACAATCCTATTCCAAAATCAGATAAATCGCGTGAATCTTTTTTATATTCAAATGTAATTTTTGCATCTTTTGTTGCAAATTCGTTAAATTTTAAACCGAACTCCTCTTCAAACAGTTCTATCCCTTTATCCTGTGCACGTTGTCGATATTTTTCATTAGAAAAAATATGGCCCTTCCATTTATTGGCAAGATACGATTCTAACCATCCAGTTTTTATATCTTCGCTAACAGCGACAAAGCCATCATGAAGTTTTATTATTTTTTGATCTAACTCCCCCAATTTTGGAGTTTTTGGTAAATCTATTGCAACATCAAACTGAGTACAATTCTCTCCTATTCTTTCAATCAAATTTTGGTTTAAATTTAACATATCTTGCGGCTTTTCGGAATATTTTATCAAATCTAAAAATAGATCTTGGAAATTATCTGTTCTTTTTCTATCAATCGTTTTGGGAGATATTACCAGAGACCGTTTAAAAATTTTTCTCATTTTGATAGATTTACATAAATTTGAAGTTTCAGTATCGCTTGATGCAAAATTCAAAATGTCATAATCATCAATTAACAAAAAATCTAATGGTGATTTTATAGTATGGCCAGAAATTTCCTTTTTCTCTCTAACAATTTTCCGTAATAAGGGAATGATCATATAGTCAATAGCCCGAACTTTTTGATGAAGATATATTGAATAATTTAACATAATTTTTGCAATTAGAATTTGTTCTAATGGCATCAGCCCTTTTTCGTTTACGATTAATTTTCTTTTCATACCATCAAAACAAGAAATTTTGTCTACCCCTAACGACAGTAATAAACGATCTATTCCAAGGGCTAATTTAACCCCTGTAAAGTTACTATCTCTTGCAATGTAATCTAATTTATCTGCGTCACATTGGCCGTTAATTAAATCCGCCAAATATTGATCATCCTTTGGATTATCTACTTTTCCAATGATATAATTTGCAATATTACTTGGTGAGATATCAATTTTGTAATGTTTGTTTAATTCCGCAAAAAAATTTTGAAATTTTTCGGTCTGTAACATTTTATATGCTAATAATTCGTGTGGTTTGCAACCTTCTTTAATTGCTTCTTTCTCTATCGGTTCATATTCGCTCATTATTATCTCAGAAACATGGGAGAATGGACCATGCCCAATATCATGTAATAACCCCGCAATTCGGAGTTCAATATAATTGTTTTTCCTAATATTGCGATCTCGTATATGCTCTAATTGATGATTCTCTTCAAGTGATTTGAACATTTTATCTACCATTATTGATACGCCTAAAGAATGTTCAAATCGAGTATGGCGCGCTGTTGGGAATACGCTGTAAGCTAATCCCAATTGTGAAATATATCTCAATCGTTGTACAATTGGTGTATCGATTATCGCGATTTCGTAATTTTCGAATTGATGTGTTCCCGTTTTTGCAAAATGAACCACTTTGGATTCTATAATGTTTGGAACTGCAATGGAGTTATAGGTCTTATTTACTAATGTATTGACTTCATCAAGTAAAGTCATAAAAGATCATGAAGATAATTGATGGCCAAGATCTTTGAGAATTGAAAGATCCGTCGAATCGATTTTTGGTTGAAGATTTTGTTCAACGTAGTTTTTCGAGTTTTCTCTAATTTGAATCTCAGAAAAATCTGGATTTTCCGTTTTTATAACTCTGGAGATTTTTGCTCTATGGATAATCCTCTCAAGTAGTTGAGAATATGGATAAGTACCATTCATTCTAAAATTAAATTCTTCAAATAATTCAGGGTGCACTTGTTTTGCTTTATAGATGATAGTATGCAATTTTTCATCATTAAATGTGAAATGAGTATTCTTGCGCTCTTCAAAGGCATATTTCAAAATAATTCGTATTTTATCATCTGGAAATATCCTTGTTTTATCAATTGCTAAAACCATTGTATACAGTCTCTTTTTATTGAATTCTAAACAAATAGTATTTAATCATTATTATTTGTTTTTGGGCTTTCTTCATAGGTAATACTGACAGATCCTGAATGTCTAAATCGATTTTGGCATCCCCTCATTTTAATTTTGTTTCACCAGGGAAATGGGGTATCTCCCCACTATGATCACACAAGGGGGGTGGGAGGGGGGCACCCCCCTCCCATTAGTTTCCGAAAAACGGCACCTGTTTTGCACGGCCGCGACATCTATTTCGCGTGGAATCTTCGTCGTGAATGGGAAATATTCGGATTATTTTGGAAAATCCGGATTGCCCGTTTTTTGTATTTGAAGGGGGGTGGGTGCCCCGGTTTTTTCCGGATCAGGGGGAGGGGGTACCCCCCACCCCCTCCCCCCCCTGTGATCTTTGGCACCTGTGCGGTCTCCCTCTTTTCCCGTGGCCCGGGGCCTGCCCTTCCGATATTGACCTTTTTTGTGTACACCTCTATATGGTTTATAGCGATTCTGGAAACAGTTTGTAACCCTTTCCCGGCCGGCCGTTTTCCCTTGCAGAAACCGTTGCACTCATTACCTTCCGCTCCCCACGCATTTTCATGCCAAACCTCACGCACTTCATGATCCCGGCTGACGATGTGGACCGGGCAAAACGGTTCTACGCCGCCCTCCTGAACTGGAAGATCGACCCGGTTGTTCCCTCTCGTGACCCCGGCGGGATAGCCGCGATGCAGTACCATGAGATAACGACCGGCCCGGTGGAGCCCGGTGCCCTCAACACCGGAGGGTTGTACAAACGGCACCAGAAGGAACCGATCCTCTCGTTTGTCAGGGTTGAGGATATCGAAGGCGTTGTCTCGAAGGTGGAGATGCTGGGCGGGAAGATCATGATGCCGGTATCCGAGATCCCGGGTGTTGGGCTGACCGCGATGATCCTCGATACCGAAGGGAACCTGATTGGTATCTGGACGCCGATTGAATAATTCTCTCGGGGTTTACTCTCCTCTTTTTTGGCCCGATCCGTTTCTCCCCCAAAAGAGCATTCCCCGGGGCTCACCCGTCTTCGGTCTCATCCTCCTGGAATTATGGGAGTTTTTCGGTAGGTTTATGGGAACCTCGCCGGAATATCCCGATAAAGGTGAGGAGACTGGCAGCATCTTCCAACGAACCGGTCACGGTAGTACGTATCCACTACGTAAAGGCAGGCTGCGAACCGCAGTTTGAAGCAGAACTCAGAAAATACATGGGCGCATTCACATCAATCCCGGCGAACCTCGGAATCACGATCTTCCGGCCGGGAGAGTATCATGACGGGATATACCGGCTGGTCTACAAGTTTGCGTCCCGGGATGCACTCGATGCATGGCATGCGACGCCGATATACCGTGCATGGCTGGAGACAGAAAAGACACTCACGATCGCCCCGCCCCATACAGAGGAACTCTCCGGCCTTGAGACCTGGTTTACGCTCCCCGGCCAGAACGTTCTCAGGCCGCCGACAAAGGCCCGCCAGGCCGTTGTCACCTGGATTGCCGCCCTGCCGGTCTCGATCATCATCACCCTTGTCACCGACCCGTTTCTCGATAACCAGCCATTCCTGGTCCAGAAAGTGGTTTTTATCACCCTCCTTGTGATCATCCTCACCTGGGGTGTAATGCCGCTTGCCACCCGGCTCTTTGCCCGCTGGCTCTATTCCGACAGCTACCCGCCTATGGGTTCGGACTGAAACGGGGAGATTTTGCCCGGTGTGCTATCCGCGTCCCGGTTGCAAAAATCCGCGCATAATACGCCCGGATTTCCTGCACGAGAACAAAGCGTATATCCCGGTATTAAGAGAACAAGAGAATGTGGCACATACCACAAAAAACGATAAAAGGAAGTGATTACTACGTCAAAGAAACTCAACAAGGCAGCCGCCGCGAAAAATGTGTCGGCAAATGACAAGGCTGCCCCCAAGGACTCAAAGAAGAGTGCATAACCTCCCATCATTTTCTCATTTTTATCCGGCATTTCTCGTTGGAGCAGATTCTTATCCGTTTTCACGTGGGGATCTCCGTCTCCGGGAAGACACAGATCATTTCCCGGGTGTTACCGCATTGCGTTCCTGCGCATCAGCGTCATCACGCCGGGTTTTTCCTTTTTCGCCGGCTTCTGCACGGATGGCATCCCGAATCCGCCCATCTCCATGGGTGGTGCGGCAAACATCTCCCTGTTGAGCCGGTCGCCGATCTCGTCGAATATCCGCGTATACGCCGTGCAGTGCGGGTCCACGCCCTCGATCCTGCCCGGTGTCGGGGCCATCGCGTTGTACGGGCACCCGCCCCGGCAGTACTTGATATGTTTGCATTCTGCGCAGGCCGTATCAACGTAGTCCTTGAACGCAAGCATCAGTTTTCCCGCAGGAGATTCCATCAGGGTTTCCAGAGACGGGCGGTCTGCAACATTTCCCATCACGTACTCCGGCATCCCGACAAACCGGTAGCAGGGGTAGATGCTTCCGTCGGGTCCGATGGCAAACGTGCTCCCCATGCAGTCCACGTACGTGCAGACGCTTCCCCGGCGGACAAAAACGCACCGGCAGAGATCGTTAATGTTCATTACCTCAATCTCACCCATGTGGTCGAGCGCCTGGTCGAGGAGGTACACGAGGAGTTCGCCGTACTCGGAAGGTTCCAGCGCCCACTCCTTCGGGTTCTCCGACCGGATCGAGGGAAGCGCCGGGTGCAGCTTCAGGGTGAAGCCCTTGTCGAGGAAGAATTGGAAGATCTCTTCCTTATTCTTCACCGACTTGTTCGTGAACGTGCAGATGAACCGCACATCGAGACCGTGGGCCTTTGCGATCCCGTACCCCTTCATCGTCTTCTGGTAGTACCCGTCCCCCCGCTGGGAATCGGTGATCGCCTCGGGCCCGTCGATGCTCGACCCGATTGGCACCCGGTAAGCTGCGAGGGCATCAGCGATCTCCGGGGTCATGCGCCAGAGATTGGTCTGCATCGCAAACTCCGGGTGCATCTGGGCAAGGCCGTCGGCGAGGAGAGGCAGTGCCTGGCGGTAAAAATCTGCCCCGGCAAGGAGCGGCTCCCCCCCGTGGAAGGTAAAGGTTACCCGATCCCGGGGGATATCCTGGAGCCATACCACGATCTCATGAACCGTCTCCACGCTCATGATTGGCGATCCCTCCTCGGAACTCCAGCAGTACTTGCACTTCGAGGGGCAGCCCAGCGTCGGGATGATCATCACGTGGAACGGGTTTTTCATTATGCTTTTTTCCCTTCCGCAGGGGATAAGGGTTCTCTTTCCTGCCCCCGGTAACCCGGGGCCTTTTTGCCTGATAAAAAAAGTTATTTTGAACCGGCAGCCCCGGTAACGATGGGCAGCGCGGTGACGAGCTCCGGCAGCATCTCGGCCGGGAATCCCATCACCAGTTCGTCATCGCCGATGCCGGAGAACCGTCGGGACCCGTCGCAGCCCAGCGAGAAGTTCGGCCGGCCCGAGAGAAATGGGTATGCGGTTGCATCTGCACAGACCGACTGGATACCGGCAAATTCTGCACAGATCCGCCCCCCGAGACGGAAAAGGCTGCTCTGCGCAAGCTTGAGCATGTTCCGGGGCGTTGTCACGATCACGATCACCTGCGGGGAAAACGGCGTTGTTTCCAGCGGCGCATAGAGCGTGGCATAGGTCTCACCGGTCTCCAGGTGCGGGATCCGCTCTATCGTTCGCTTGCAGGCAGCATCACTGTCAAATTTACCCAGTTTAAAATAGAATTCACCGTTCTTAAGGGTCGGCGTGATCTCCTTTAATCCCAGGGACCACGCCCCCCCGTTACAGTCATGCCGGTCAGCGGTGGCATAGAAGATCTTCTGCTCCATACGGGCCATGTTTACCATGGAACAGTGCCGGATGGTCTTGTCCAGCGCCGGGATCCCGGCCGGGATATCGGCTTTGGTGGGTGCAAACCGGATGGCAACCGGCGATCCCTTCAGGTTCAGGATCTTCTTAAGCGACTCCGAAGCCTCGTGGTAATTAACTGCTATTTTCTCGGAACTCATAACGCATCTCCTCCTCCTCCTTCCCTGCGAACGGAGTAATTACCCATATGAGCAGAACCCTAAAAAGGTGACGGAAAGGCACCGTGTAAAAACCGTGAGACTCGTATTCCTTGAGGAAATCTCCTCTTTTTGGAAGTATGCAAAAAAGAAAAAAAATTGGGTTGGGGACGATCGTGCTTACCTTGCGGGGATGATCAGCGAGCGCTCGCCAGCGGGCATAAACTCGCGGATTGCACCACGTGCAAACTCGCGGCGCGGCTCGGAGAAGTCGAACTTGAGCGACGGGTCGGCGAAGGTGATCTTCATGAGCGGGGACAGTACCCATGCGTCCTGGCGTCCGTAGTGGGCGGCGGATGCAATGGCTGCGTACTCTCCCTGGTGTCCGACGTTCATTGCGTAGTTCGGGTAGTTCGGGCCACGGAGTTCGCCCAGGCAGCCCTCGTCGGGCCGGACGGACATACAGTTCGCGGAACCGCACTGGTCCTGCAGGTCGTAGCCGAAGAAGCCGAGACGTGACCAGCCTTCCTTGTGCAGGAGCATGGACTGATACCAGGCATTGAGACCTGCATTGGAGTTGAAGGTACCAAGCGAGGCGGAGATACCGGATGCTGCTGCAAGGACGGATGCACGCTGGGAACCGCCGAAGTGGTCCTCGAGTGCAGTCGGGTACTGCTCGTACTGCTCCATACCGTAGAGCGTGACTTCGGATGCAATGTCGCTGACTGCTTCCTGGGTCAGTTTTGCCTTGCCGAGACCGCCGTGGTTCTTCTTGACATAGTCAAGACCGTAGTAGCAGTAGTCGTCAAGGATGTTGTCGGTGTATGCAGCGGTTGCATACTGGGTGAATCCGACACCGCCGGACATGTAGCTGCCCAGCCAGATCTGGTCGAAGAGCATCGCACCAGCACCGACGACCTCAAGGGTTGCCTTGACGGGGTCGTTGGGGTACTTGCGGTCGGCCTGGATCATGTCACCGAAGTGACCGAACTTGATGCCACCTGGCTCGTTCGGGCCACGGGCACGGCGGGCCGGCAGGATGTCTGCCATCTGGATGACACCGGCGTGCTTTGCGGCGAATGCAAGGTCGGAAACTGCTGCCTCACCGGCGCACATCTTGTACGCACCGATAAAGGACATACCGATCTGCATTGCGGACCACCGGGAGGTCGTTCCGCCATCGCAGGTCCTGGAGACCGTGGTCGGGATGTGGACAGCCTGCCACATGGACTTGCCGACTGCTGCCTTGAGGGCTGCTGCCTGCTTTGCCGGGAAGAGCTTGTCGAGGTTTAAGACGAACTGGGGCTCGATGTCGTCGGCCATTTCGTCGTCGCCAGTGAAGATCTTGACGTAGCAGTCATCGACGAGTGCCGGGTGGGTCTCGACCATGTGTTCCTGCACGACGGCTGCGCCGGGCATTGCATGGTTGAGCACGTGGAGGTACTCGTTAATGGTTTCAGGGGTAACTTCCTTGCCCAGGCGCTTCTGGAGGGTTCCGTGAGCAAGGTCAAGGCTGACGATGATGGTCCGGCGGATGTCGTCCCACATCTGCTGCATGGCAGCGTTGTTGACGAAGTGAAGGTCATCGCCCTCAACAAAGACGCCGGTGCCGCTGACCTCGTAGGTCATGAGCTGGCGCTGACCGAGCGGGATACCACCGCAGTGGCAGCGCTTGGGGTCGTACATGGAGATGCCGCGGTCCAGAGCGACTTTCTGGCCTTCTTTTAAGAACTCCATCTTGCGCGGGGACTGCTCGAGACCTGCACGGGCAAACACGGTTGAGGTTGCCTGGGGGTCTTCTGCAAACTTCTCCTTCATTGCCTTCAGGAAGAGCTTCTGGGTTCTCTCGATTTTTGCCTTTGCCATGTCTTATCACTCCTTTGGCATGAAGCCGTATTTTACCCTCAGCGCGTGGATGCGCTGAATGTATTCAACATACTCCGCATCGTCGCGGAAGCCGGTACCGACAAGCGAGTGGTACATCGTGGTGTGGCTCTTGAGCCACTTCTCGTCCTGTGCCTTGCCGACCTTGACTTCGGAGTCAAGGGGAACGCCGACCTGGTCCTTGACGTACTTGATCACGCCGCTCTTCTTGTCGAGGATGCAGCGCTGGAGCATATCGAACATGAGTCCGTTCTCATCGAGACGGAGGGAGTGCCCGTGCACGGTGCAGCCGCGGACGCCGGTAAGTGCCGGGTCGAAGAGCTCGGTGTTGACGAGTTCTTTTGCGTACTTCTCAAGGTCTCTCTCACGGCACTCGATGATCTGACGGCCGGAAAGGGTACCCGGGTCGATACCACGGTAGCGGTAGGACTCGAGCCAGGACCTCTGGTACGGCTGGCAGGGTGCGTTGTACATCGAGTCGGAGAACTGGATGTAGCGGACGCGGTCGCCGGCCTTTGCGCCGTCGGTCGGGGTCACGATCTTGCGGATCGGGCAGGCAGGTTCCTGCTGCTCGGACAGGGGCGGGTGGACAGCCCTGTAGGCTGAGCCGGGTGCACGGTGTCCCATGATAAGGACGAGGTCCTTGTCGGTTACATCGCGAATCTTTTCCAGCTTGTGGTTGGGGTCCAGCTGCTTGCGCCGGTTCTCGGCGACCTGCGTCTGGCCGGGACAATACTGGGGTTTGTATGCCATTGTCTAATCACTCCAATGTTGGTTCCTTCTTTTTCACGATTCTCATGACCGATGAAATGACTTCCGCCATTTTCTCTCGCGTCGGGGTCTGACCCCGGGTTACGCCGCTGATGATCGCCATCACCGTACCTTTGGTACGGATCTTGTCGGCCGGCGGCATGACCATCGCAGTCTTCACGCCCTCTTTTGCGAGATCCTCGTAATCAATCGGGGACTGGGAAACGACAATCGCCTTCACGTCACAGGCCTCAAGAACGTATCGGACCTTGGCGACAACATGGGATCGGACGTTCCCATGGTGAAGTATGGCAACCTTGTGTCTCTCAATCTGCACAATTTCCTTATCGGTAAGCCCAAAATATGCGCCGATAACCCCGCCGGCAATATTGGGGGCGTCCGGGGGGACGCCACTGCCGGCGTTCAGCACGAGCGTGCTGATACTGTATTCGACGCCCTGCTGCCGCAGCCCCGAGGTGATGTCGCACACCGGCTTGGTGACGTGGCGGCGTCCTGGGGACATCCCGACCACGATCACGTCCGGGTACCGGCATTCGGAGATGGTGCCCCTCTGGGCGAGCCCGCCTCCTTTTCCCATGCCCATCGCCTCGCGGCAGTCAACAACCTGGGTTACGCGTCCTATCGGCATTATTTGATTCCCTGAATGATAGTGGGCCTGGACTTGCTGCTTGGATCAGCAAGCCCGAGGACTGATTTATCCGCATCCGGCCCGTACTTGCAGTAATCTACAAGCGAGGGCTCGGTCTTCATGTATTTCCCTTCCTGAATACGGAAGGCAAAATGGGTAAAGACCTCTTCGCATGCGGCCTTCAGTGCCGGGATAACATCGCGGCTCTCCACCTCGAGAAGCACCGTGCCTACATGAACCTGGAGATCCATATCCTGGTCGCCTACGTGGATTGCTCTCCTCATCGAATGAGGATTGGGCATTCCTTTTGCAGGGCCATACGTAACGATAGCCGGGAGGCGGGGTCCGTTAAGGACCATGCGCCGGATACCGGGGATATCGACCAGCCTGTTAAGCAGGAGCTCGGTAGTCTCGGGATTAAGCAGCCGTTCTGTAACGATCCGGCACTGGGGGAACGTGGCTTCTGTCATTTACATCAAAATGAGGGTTATACACCCTTTGCGATGGTCTGAATCGGTCTCTTGAACGCGTCAATCTGACCGAATGTGTCCTGGTAGACCTTGGATGTGGCCTCGGGGCCAAACATCTGGGTGCCTGCATCAAGGGCGCATGCTGCGACGATACAGGGCATACCGACACCGGCTGCGTGACGGGTAACGACGTGGTTACCGTTGAATCCACCGGGGCCGCCACCGCCGTAGATCGAGTGGCTGAAGAATGAGAATCCGACTGCTACACCCATTGCACGGCCGAAGTCAGAGCCGGGCAGGCCGGTCTCGTGCTCGAGCAGGTCGTTGAAGTAGAGCAGGGTTGCGGATACTGCCTGGGCAAACCGTCCCGCACCACAGTTGACCATGGTTGCGGCAAGGGTACCTGCCGAGGCGTAGGCGTTCCACAGCATCGGGTCCTTGGTGTCGTAGAAGATATAGCCGCTCTTGCCCTTCTTGCCTGCCTTGATGACCTTGTCCTCAATGGCACGCTCGACGAGGCTCTGCACGACAGTACCGATGGTACCGGTCTTGCCGTTCTTCTTGACGAGGTCGTAGACGATGTTGTTTGCGTTTAAGCCCTGGTATGCGTAGAGCAGGAGCTGTGCACGCTCGAACGGGCCGATTGCTGCGCCCATCTCGAACTCTCCGGCCTGCTCAAAGGTAGCCGAAAGTGCTGCACCCTGCATTGCATTCCGGTGGGTCATCATGACCGCGTGGTTGGCCGGGATGTTACGGAGTGCATAGCCGAGACCTTCGTTGTTCTGGGGGATGGACAGGATAGAAACGACGTTGCCGCCCTGCATGTCCATGGTCTGCGGGTAGGTACCCCAGACTGCACCCTTGACATAGGAACCATCGAACATGTTGACCTTGTACTGGTCAATCAGTGCGTAGGTGGTTGCGGATGCCACAGAGGTCGAGGTTGCATCGTAGGTTGCTGATGCGTTGATACGTGAAGACGGGACTTCAACGAGAAGCATCTTTCCGCCGCCGATCTTGGTGATCTTGGTGTTGTCACCGTCGGTGACCTGGATCATGTCCTTGATCTTGGCTGAAATTGCGTCGGCATCCTTGACAATGCTGTAGTTCAGGCCACGGCCGAGAATCTGGTTGGACTTGCCGCCCATCTTTCCGGTCTTGAGTGCTTCCTCGATACCGCCGAGGTTGACTGCCACGGTCCTCTTGGTGAGGTCGATAAGCTCAAGCGCTCCCTTGTTGGTCAGCGGGCTGATCTTATCGATCGTGACGTTGCTCTTTAAGAGCTTACCCTCATCGTCGTAGAGGTCAATCGTATCCTTGTATTTTGCCATGTTTAATTCCTCCAAATAGGATTGTAATTGCTGTACCGTACAGTATCTGAACGCTGGTAGTCACTAACAGGAGTCACTGATAATGAATGAGAGTCGCTATTGCACGTCCCCTAAATTGGGACATTGATTAATTCCCAATTTCGGCTTATAAGTATTCCGCTTTTATCTCCGAGGATTATTTTATAGAAATTCAACAATATTACATAAAATGGAAGGAATGTTCAAATATTACATATATCTGGGCTTTCCTTTTTTTACGCAGTATTACTAAAATCAGAAAATGTATCACTTCATCGCATAAAAACAAAAAAATGCACCTGTTTTCCGGTGCGCTTCTTATAAAAAATATTGGGTGTTGACAGGGTTTTGCAAAGGCTGTTGGGGATTATTGCTGGTTTTCCGTAATCGGGCTCGGACCGAGCTCATTGATCGTCTTTACGACGTCGGTGATAACCTTTCCCCATTTTGCACCTTCCGATGCAGAGACAAAGGTCATACGGAACCGGCGGTCGTCAAGGCCGATGCTCTTCATCAGCCTCTTGACCATGAACATTCTCTTTGCTGCCTTGTAGTTGCCTTCAAGGTAGTGGCAGTCCCCGAAGTGGCATCCGGATATGAGAACACCGTCTGCCCCATCGGCAAATGCCTTGAGGACAAAGAGTGCATCGAACCGTCCAGTGCACATCACACGGATGATACGTACATCGGGCGGGTACTGGATACGCCCCCCACCGGCAAGATCTGCTCCTGCATAGGAGCACCAGTTACAGACCATGCCGAGGATCTTGGGCTGCCAGAAACCGGGCCCACGCTTGGGGATAGGGAAATCTCCTGGTGCAGACATTTACTGCTCACCTCCGAGCAGGAATGCATCGATCTGTGCAACGATCTGCGGGGTGGTAAAGTGCTGCATCCAGATGGCCCCACCGGGGCAGAACCCTCCACAGGTACCGCAACCCTTGCATTTGGCCTCGGTGACCTGCATGACGGTTCTCCCGTCCTTCTCGACAAGAGAAAGGGCACTGTACGGGCAGAGATTCACGCACATGCCGCAGCCTGCGCACTTCTCTTCGATACACATGGCAAAGTACGGCTCGAGTTCGACTTCTCCCATGTGGATCGGGATACTTGCAGCCGACGCCGCACCTTCTGCCTGTGCTACCGTGTCAGGGATATCCTTGGGGCCCTGGCAGACACCGGCGAGGAAGACACCGGCGGTGGTGGTTCCGCAGGGGTTGAGTTTCGGGTGGGCTTCAAGCAGCCATCCGTCCATGGAACAGGAGACACCGAAGAGTTTCCTGGTCCGGTTGGTGTCTTCTTTGGGCTGGATTGCTGCTGCGAGCACGACGAGATCGACTTCCATGTCGACCGGGCGGTCGAGCAGGGTGTCGTCCGCGTAGACGTGCAGGTTCTTGGTTTTGGGATCCTCAAGGATGTTTGCCACACGGCCGCGGATGAACTTCGCGCCTTCGTCCTGGATGCGGTAGTAGAACTCTTCGTACATCTTACCGAATGACCGGATATCCATGTAGAAGATGTAGGGAATCGCGCCGGGGATCTTTTCAGTGATCTGGTGGGCGTGCTTCAGTGAGTACATGCAGCAGAACCGGGAACAGTACGGCTTGCCGATACCCGTGTTGTCACGCGACCCTGCACAGAGTACAAAGGCGATCCGTTTAGGGGTCTCGCCATCGCTCGGGCGGACAAGGTGGCCGCCGGTCGGGCCGGATGCGCAGATAAGGCGCTCGAACTCAAGGCTGGTGATAACGTTCTCGTACCGCTTGTATCCCCATTCTTCTTTCTTCTCGATGGGGAAGATATCGTACCCGGTAGCGAGGATGACCGTTCCGACCTTGACCTTGATAAACTCGTCTTTCATCTCGAGGTCAATGGCACGCTTCTCGGGACCGCACGCGGTCACGCAGAGGCCGCATTTGACACACGTATTGAAGTCGATCGTGTAGATCAGAGGGACGACCTGCGGGTGGTTGATGTAGATCGCTTTTCTCGGCTTCATGCCGATTTCAAACTCGTTGGGCTTGACTACCGGGCAGACTGTATCACAGTCACCGCAGCCGTTGCAGCCGCCGCCCACAATACCCCTGGCTTCCGCTTCCTTGGGGGTCATCACGCCACGGGCCTTCTTTCTGATGGTGACATCGAAGTTGCCGATGTACCCTTCGACTTCGTGGACTTCAGACCAGGTCATGAGCTCGATCTTGTCGCTCCTGCCGACATCCACCAT
Proteins encoded in this window:
- a CDS encoding VOC family protein; its protein translation is MPNLTHFMIPADDVDRAKRFYAALLNWKIDPVVPSRDPGGIAAMQYHEITTGPVEPGALNTGGLYKRHQKEPILSFVRVEDIEGVVSKVEMLGGKIMMPVSEIPGVGLTAMILDTEGNLIGIWTPIE
- a CDS encoding HD domain-containing protein, whose product is MTLLDEVNTLVNKTYNSIAVPNIIESKVVHFAKTGTHQFENYEIAIIDTPIVQRLRYISQLGLAYSVFPTARHTRFEHSLGVSIMVDKMFKSLEENHQLEHIRDRNIRKNNYIELRIAGLLHDIGHGPFSHVSEIIMSEYEPIEKEAIKEGCKPHELLAYKMLQTEKFQNFFAELNKHYKIDISPSNIANYIIGKVDNPKDDQYLADLINGQCDADKLDYIARDSNFTGVKLALGIDRLLLSLGVDKISCFDGMKRKLIVNEKGLMPLEQILIAKIMLNYSIYLHQKVRAIDYMIIPLLRKIVREKKEISGHTIKSPLDFLLIDDYDILNFASSDTETSNLCKSIKMRKIFKRSLVISPKTIDRKRTDNFQDLFLDLIKYSEKPQDMLNLNQNLIERIGENCTQFDVAIDLPKTPKLGELDQKIIKLHDGFVAVSEDIKTGWLESYLANKWKGHIFSNEKYRQRAQDKGIELFEEEFGLKFNEFATKDAKITFEYKKDSRDLSDFGIGL
- a CDS encoding TIGR04083 family peptide-modifying radical SAM enzyme translates to MKNPFHVMIIPTLGCPSKCKYCWSSEEGSPIMSVETVHEIVVWLQDIPRDRVTFTFHGGEPLLAGADFYRQALPLLADGLAQMHPEFAMQTNLWRMTPEIADALAAYRVPIGSSIDGPEAITDSQRGDGYYQKTMKGYGIAKAHGLDVRFICTFTNKSVKNKEEIFQFFLDKGFTLKLHPALPSIRSENPKEWALEPSEYGELLVYLLDQALDHMGEIEVMNINDLCRCVFVRRGSVCTYVDCMGSTFAIGPDGSIYPCYRFVGMPEYVMGNVADRPSLETLMESPAGKLMLAFKDYVDTACAECKHIKYCRGGCPYNAMAPTPGRIEGVDPHCTAYTRIFDEIGDRLNREMFAAPPMEMGGFGMPSVQKPAKKEKPGVMTLMRRNAMR
- a CDS encoding DUF169 domain-containing protein, whose amino-acid sequence is MSSEKIAVNYHEASESLKKILNLKGSPVAIRFAPTKADIPAGIPALDKTIRHCSMVNMARMEQKIFYATADRHDCNGGAWSLGLKEITPTLKNGEFYFKLGKFDSDAACKRTIERIPHLETGETYATLYAPLETTPFSPQVIVIVTTPRNMLKLAQSSLFRLGGRICAEFAGIQSVCADATAYPFLSGRPNFSLGCDGSRRFSGIGDDELVMGFPAEMLPELVTALPIVTGAAGSK
- a CDS encoding antibiotic biosynthesis monooxygenase; this encodes MRRLAASSNEPVTVVRIHYVKAGCEPQFEAELRKYMGAFTSIPANLGITIFRPGEYHDGIYRLVYKFASRDALDAWHATPIYRAWLETEKTLTIAPPHTEELSGLETWFTLPGQNVLRPPTKARQAVVTWIAALPVSIIITLVTDPFLDNQPFLVQKVVFITLLVIILTWGVMPLATRLFARWLYSDSYPPMGSD